A genomic region of Dactylococcopsis salina PCC 8305 contains the following coding sequences:
- a CDS encoding type II toxin-antitoxin system VapC family toxin — protein MIILDTNVVSELMKINPSIKVIKWVASYSPQNLFTTTITQAEILYGLAILPLGKRRNDLEESAQKMFEVEFKNRVLAFDTKAAIIFSEIAAKRRQLGKPISQADAQIAAIAKSYGASIATRNVSDFEDCNILIINPWSE, from the coding sequence ATGATTATTTTAGATACGAATGTAGTTTCAGAGTTAATGAAAATTAATCCTTCTATAAAAGTAATTAAATGGGTCGCTTCTTATTCTCCTCAAAATCTATTTACTACTACAATTACTCAAGCAGAAATTCTTTATGGATTAGCTATTTTACCATTAGGAAAACGAAGAAATGATTTAGAAGAATCAGCGCAAAAAATGTTTGAAGTTGAATTTAAGAATCGAGTGTTAGCCTTTGATACAAAAGCAGCAATTATTTTTTCCGAAATTGCCGCTAAACGAAGACAGTTAGGAAAACCAATCTCACAGGCAGATGCTCAAATTGCAGCGATCGCAAAATCCTATGGTGCTAGTATAGCTACTCGTAATGTTTCTGATTTTGAGGATTGCAATATATTAATTATTAATCCCTGGTCAGAATAG